From the genome of Halomonas sp. 1513, one region includes:
- a CDS encoding sulfurtransferase, with amino-acid sequence MAHHSEDFLRLANEAKQRIKEVSPAEAKQLIRDGALVLDVRDKEEFEQGHLDEAVNISRGTLEMRIAEAAPDKQAPIVCHCAGGNRGALAADTLQRMGYTQVVNIQGGLKAFDSDE; translated from the coding sequence ATGGCCCATCATTCCGAGGATTTTCTGCGCCTGGCCAACGAGGCCAAGCAGCGCATCAAGGAAGTCTCGCCCGCAGAAGCCAAGCAGTTGATCCGCGACGGCGCCCTGGTGCTGGACGTGCGCGACAAGGAGGAGTTCGAGCAGGGGCATCTCGATGAGGCGGTCAACATCAGCCGCGGCACGCTGGAAATGCGTATTGCCGAGGCCGCACCAGACAAGCAGGCGCCGATCGTCTGCCACTGCGCCGGCGGCAACCGCGGCGCGCTGGCCGCCGACACCCTGCAGCGCATGGGCTACACCCAGGTGGTCAATATCCAGGGCGGCCTCAAAGCATTCGACAGCGACGAATAA